The Orcinus orca chromosome 16, mOrcOrc1.1, whole genome shotgun sequence genome includes a window with the following:
- the SPO11 gene encoding meiotic recombination protein SPO11 isoform X2, producing MAFAPRGPEASFFQVLDQHRASLLAALRKGGGEPAGGGTRLATRFEDAVGLHMVPHCTTRKIKSDSPKSVKTFALILKILSMIYKLVQSNTYATKRDIYYTDSQLFGNQTVVDNIINDISCMLKVPRRSLHILSTSKGLIAGDLRYIEEDGTKVNCACATAVAVPSNIQGIQNLITDAKFLLIVEKDATFQRLLDDSFCTKMSPCIMVTGKGVPDLNTRLLVKKLWDTFHIPIFTLVDADPHGIEIMCIYKYGSMAMSFEAHNLTVPAIRWLGLLPSDIKRLNIPKGTLIPLTKQDQMKLDSVLKRPYITCQPFWRKEMEIMADSKMKAEIQALTFLSSDYLSRVYLPNKLKFGGWI from the exons ATGGCCTTTGCACCCAGAGGTCCTGAGGCCTCGTTCTTCCAGGTTTTGGaccagcacagggcttccctgctggccgCCCTGAGGAAAGGCGGCGGGGAGCCCGCTGGCGGGGGGACGCGCCTGGCCACTAG GTTTGAAGATGCTGTGGGTCTTCACATGGTACCTCATTGTACCACAAGAAAAATCAAAAGTGATTCACCAAAATCAGTTAAAACTTTTG CGctaattcttaaaatattgtcCATGATTTATAAATTAGTACAGAGCAACACTTATGCAACCAAACG agACATATATTACACCGACAGCCAACTCTTTGGTAACCAGACTGTTGTGGACAATATTATCAATGATATTTCCTGTATGTTAAAAGTGCCGAGGAGAAGTCTGCATATA ttatcTACATCAAAAGGTTTAATTGCTGGCGATTTAAGGTATATCGAGGAAGACGGCACGAAGGTGAATTGTGCATGTGCAACA GCTGTTGCTGTGCCATCTAATATTCAAGGAATTCAGA ATTTAATTACAGATGCAAAATTTCTATTAATTGTAGAAAAAGATGCGACATTTCAGCGGCTCCTAGATGACAGTTTTTGCACCAAAATGTCTCCGTGCATCATGGTTACG GGAAAGGGAGTACCTGATCTGAACACAAGACTTTTAGTCAAGAAGCTGTGGGATACATTTCACATTCCTATTTTCACTCTTGTAGATGCTGATCCACATG GCATAGAAATAATGTGTATCTATAAGTATGGATCTATG GCTATGTCTTTTGAAGCCCATAATCTCACAGTTCCAGCTATTAGATGGCTTGGTCTCCTCCCTTCTGATATCAAAAG attaaaTATACCTAAAGGTACTTTAATTCCACTGACTAAACAGGACCAAATGAAACTTGACAGTGTCCTGAAGAGACCTTATATTACTTGCCAACCATTTTGGAGAAAAGAA ATGGAAATAATGGCAGACTCTAAAATGAAGGCAGAAATTCAAGCTTTGACCTTCCTATCATCCGATTATCTTTCCAGAGTGTACTTACCCAACAAATTAAAATTTGGAGgatggatataa
- the SPO11 gene encoding meiotic recombination protein SPO11 isoform X1 — MAFAPRGPEASFFQVLDQHRASLLAALRKGGGEPAGGGTRLATSSEVLAAIENVIQDIITSLARNEAPAFTIDNRSSWENIKFEDAVGLHMVPHCTTRKIKSDSPKSVKTFALILKILSMIYKLVQSNTYATKRDIYYTDSQLFGNQTVVDNIINDISCMLKVPRRSLHILSTSKGLIAGDLRYIEEDGTKVNCACATAVAVPSNIQGIQNLITDAKFLLIVEKDATFQRLLDDSFCTKMSPCIMVTGKGVPDLNTRLLVKKLWDTFHIPIFTLVDADPHGIEIMCIYKYGSMAMSFEAHNLTVPAIRWLGLLPSDIKRLNIPKGTLIPLTKQDQMKLDSVLKRPYITCQPFWRKEMEIMADSKMKAEIQALTFLSSDYLSRVYLPNKLKFGGWI, encoded by the exons ATGGCCTTTGCACCCAGAGGTCCTGAGGCCTCGTTCTTCCAGGTTTTGGaccagcacagggcttccctgctggccgCCCTGAGGAAAGGCGGCGGGGAGCCCGCTGGCGGGGGGACGCGCCTGGCCACTAG TTCTGAGGTTCTTGCAGCTATAGAAAATGTTATCCAAGACATAATCACAAGCTTGGCAAGAAATGAAGCACCTGCATTCACAATAGACAACAGATCAAGCTGGGAAAATATAAA GTTTGAAGATGCTGTGGGTCTTCACATGGTACCTCATTGTACCACAAGAAAAATCAAAAGTGATTCACCAAAATCAGTTAAAACTTTTG CGctaattcttaaaatattgtcCATGATTTATAAATTAGTACAGAGCAACACTTATGCAACCAAACG agACATATATTACACCGACAGCCAACTCTTTGGTAACCAGACTGTTGTGGACAATATTATCAATGATATTTCCTGTATGTTAAAAGTGCCGAGGAGAAGTCTGCATATA ttatcTACATCAAAAGGTTTAATTGCTGGCGATTTAAGGTATATCGAGGAAGACGGCACGAAGGTGAATTGTGCATGTGCAACA GCTGTTGCTGTGCCATCTAATATTCAAGGAATTCAGA ATTTAATTACAGATGCAAAATTTCTATTAATTGTAGAAAAAGATGCGACATTTCAGCGGCTCCTAGATGACAGTTTTTGCACCAAAATGTCTCCGTGCATCATGGTTACG GGAAAGGGAGTACCTGATCTGAACACAAGACTTTTAGTCAAGAAGCTGTGGGATACATTTCACATTCCTATTTTCACTCTTGTAGATGCTGATCCACATG GCATAGAAATAATGTGTATCTATAAGTATGGATCTATG GCTATGTCTTTTGAAGCCCATAATCTCACAGTTCCAGCTATTAGATGGCTTGGTCTCCTCCCTTCTGATATCAAAAG attaaaTATACCTAAAGGTACTTTAATTCCACTGACTAAACAGGACCAAATGAAACTTGACAGTGTCCTGAAGAGACCTTATATTACTTGCCAACCATTTTGGAGAAAAGAA ATGGAAATAATGGCAGACTCTAAAATGAAGGCAGAAATTCAAGCTTTGACCTTCCTATCATCCGATTATCTTTCCAGAGTGTACTTACCCAACAAATTAAAATTTGGAGgatggatataa